In a single window of the Bacteroidales bacterium genome:
- the fabF gene encoding beta-ketoacyl-ACP synthase II: MSNNMKRVVITGMGVVSPIGNDVETFWNNLKNGVCGIDFIKSIPSEDLPVKIAAEVKNFNPADFGIDSSTVRRTDLFAQYALAAAKQAMDDSKLEIEPERLGVYIGSGVGGIKTFVNETEKMMKEGVQWVSPLFVPMMISNMAGGNVAIAFNAQGPCLPVVTACATGTNAIGEAYRAIQYGFADAIIAGGTEAAIEPITIGGFANSKALTKNEDPKSASMPFDKRRSGFVLGEGAGVVILEEYEHAVKRNAKIYGEITGYGHTCDAHHLTAPRPDGSGAARAMKMALDEAGFNDKDLLYINAHGTSTPLNDKSETLAIKIAIGEKQAYNALISSNKSMIGHMLGAAGAVELIATVLTLENGIVPPTIGLKEADPECDLNYVPGKAVEADVTIGLSNSLGFGGHNASLTVRKLKNK, translated from the coding sequence ATGAGTAATAATATGAAAAGAGTTGTAATTACAGGTATGGGCGTTGTTTCGCCTATTGGTAACGATGTTGAAACTTTTTGGAATAACCTGAAAAACGGTGTTTGCGGTATTGATTTTATTAAGTCTATACCTTCTGAAGATTTACCGGTTAAAATTGCTGCCGAAGTCAAAAATTTTAATCCTGCCGATTTCGGAATTGATAGTTCAACGGTAAGACGTACCGATTTGTTTGCTCAATACGCTCTTGCTGCGGCAAAACAGGCTATGGACGACAGTAAACTCGAGATAGAACCCGAAAGATTAGGTGTTTACATTGGTTCGGGAGTTGGCGGTATTAAAACTTTCGTAAATGAAACAGAAAAAATGATGAAAGAGGGTGTACAATGGGTTTCCCCGCTTTTTGTACCTATGATGATATCAAATATGGCAGGCGGTAATGTGGCAATTGCATTCAATGCTCAAGGTCCATGTTTGCCGGTTGTTACAGCCTGTGCTACAGGAACAAATGCTATAGGCGAGGCTTATCGCGCTATTCAATACGGTTTTGCCGATGCAATTATTGCAGGAGGTACCGAAGCGGCTATTGAACCGATTACGATAGGCGGATTTGCTAATAGTAAAGCTCTGACAAAAAATGAAGATCCCAAAAGTGCTTCTATGCCTTTTGATAAACGCAGAAGCGGTTTTGTTCTTGGCGAAGGCGCAGGTGTCGTTATTCTTGAAGAATACGAACACGCTGTTAAAAGAAATGCTAAAATTTATGGCGAAATTACAGGTTACGGTCATACTTGCGATGCTCACCATCTTACAGCCCCAAGACCGGATGGAAGCGGAGCTGCTCGTGCAATGAAAATGGCTCTCGATGAAGCAGGTTTCAATGATAAGGATTTACTTTATATTAATGCTCACGGAACAAGTACTCCGTTAAATGACAAATCTGAAACTCTTGCTATTAAAATTGCGATAGGTGAGAAGCAAGCATACAATGCTTTGATTTCGTCAAATAAATCAATGATAGGTCATATGCTCGGCGCTGCCGGTGCTGTGGAATTAATAGCAACCGTATTAACATTGGAAAACGGAATTGTTCCTCCGACTATCGGCTTGAAAGAGGCTGACCCGGAATGCGATCTTAATTATGTTCCAGGAAAAGCCGTAGAGGCTGATGTTACAATTGGTCTTTCAAATTCTCTCGGATTTGGCGGACATAATGCAAGTTTAACAGTTAGAAAATTAAAAAATAAATAA
- a CDS encoding GNAT family N-acetyltransferase: MEKEIRKAKNEDVDFLTKLFINNLEKHPEYISHGEMQMGVGLANGKVASGGENQWKKYIIRKINSNDSEVFVSENNKEIIGFTVVEIDDDGGEPFGVICDLYVSPNHRTGGLGSLLFDSGMEWLKSRGITEFYLESGKDNHSAHAFFEKRGFNMVSQIFYKG; the protein is encoded by the coding sequence ATGGAAAAGGAAATTAGAAAAGCAAAAAATGAGGATGTTGATTTCTTAACTAAATTATTTATCAATAATTTAGAAAAACATCCCGAATATATTTCTCATGGTGAAATGCAAATGGGAGTCGGATTGGCTAATGGAAAAGTTGCTTCCGGCGGAGAGAATCAATGGAAAAAGTACATTATCCGGAAAATTAATAGTAATGATTCCGAAGTTTTTGTTTCTGAAAATAATAAGGAAATAATCGGATTTACCGTTGTTGAAATTGATGATGACGGCGGTGAGCCTTTCGGTGTTATCTGCGATTTGTATGTTTCGCCAAACCATAGAACCGGAGGTTTAGGTTCCTTACTTTTTGACAGCGGAATGGAGTGGTTAAAGAGTAGGGGAATAACGGAATTTTATTTGGAATCCGGAAAAGATAATCATTCTGCCCATGCATTTTTCGAAAAACGCGGATTTAATATGGTTTCGCAAATCTTTTACAAAGGTTAA
- a CDS encoding S46 family peptidase, with the protein MKKILLTISAILLLSFNALKADEGMWLPYMLNGQNLAEMQALGCKLTADQIFDLNKPSLKDAIVQFGGGCTGELISPNGLLLTNHHCGIGQVQAHSSLENDYLNDGFWAYDLKEELSNPGLRVSFLSYVEDVTNIVLENINDDMNEETRNKKISETIKNTVNERKGDKNIRVQIIPFYHGNQYILFEYDVYEDVRLVACPPWGIGKYGADTDNWTWPRHKGDFMIFRVYTAPDGSPATYSENNIPMQSKYYLPISLKGVDEGDYAMILGYPGSTDRYSSSQNVKLIIEHQGPSLVKCRTTKLDVYRAHMDADPEVFIQYASKQASVSNYWKYFIGQVKQLKRNKVVEKKETMEADFTKWINQDAKRKAKYSNVLKDFQERYDVMSKYQSAITYHVEAGLRGGEAISYSMNYIKLNDLLKENNSDYKNTVDRLRPASENFFKNYNADLDKDASIALLNLFYQDIPREFLPELILKIGDKNNGDFTKYINNAFEKSVFTSPERLNNWFEKPKSLDKDPLFAILVSIRESYINLLNLTEQSDIIENKASRLYMQALMEMYPERNFYPDANFTMRLTYGNIASYQPADAVTYNFETTMEGVMEKYIPNNWEFGLPDDLIELFNTKDYGEYADDGEMIVNFISTNDITGGNSGSPVLDGEGNLIGLAFDGNWEAMSGDISFEQKVQRTISVDARFILFVIEKLGKAQNLIDELTIVR; encoded by the coding sequence ATGAAAAAAATTTTACTAACAATTTCGGCGATACTATTATTGTCGTTTAATGCTTTAAAAGCTGATGAAGGCATGTGGTTGCCTTATATGCTTAACGGACAGAACCTCGCCGAAATGCAGGCATTAGGTTGTAAACTTACGGCTGATCAAATTTTCGATTTAAATAAGCCAAGTTTAAAGGATGCCATTGTTCAATTTGGTGGTGGCTGTACCGGAGAACTTATTTCTCCGAACGGATTGCTTCTTACTAACCATCACTGCGGAATCGGTCAGGTTCAGGCACATTCGTCTTTAGAAAATGATTATCTTAACGATGGTTTCTGGGCTTATGATTTGAAAGAAGAACTTTCAAATCCCGGTCTGAGAGTGTCTTTCTTGTCTTATGTTGAAGATGTTACAAATATTGTTTTAGAAAACATCAATGATGATATGAATGAAGAAACTCGTAACAAAAAAATCTCAGAAACGATTAAGAACACTGTTAATGAAAGAAAAGGCGATAAAAACATTCGTGTTCAGATTATTCCGTTTTATCATGGTAATCAATATATTTTGTTTGAATATGATGTTTATGAAGATGTTCGTCTGGTAGCTTGTCCGCCGTGGGGAATAGGAAAATATGGTGCCGATACAGATAATTGGACCTGGCCCCGACATAAAGGCGATTTTATGATTTTCCGCGTATATACGGCTCCCGACGGTTCGCCCGCAACTTACTCGGAAAATAATATTCCTATGCAATCAAAATACTATCTTCCTATCTCTTTAAAAGGAGTTGATGAAGGCGATTATGCAATGATTCTCGGATATCCGGGTTCTACCGACAGATATTCATCTTCTCAAAATGTGAAACTTATTATCGAGCATCAAGGTCCGTCATTAGTAAAATGCCGTACAACAAAGTTGGATGTTTACCGTGCGCACATGGATGCAGATCCTGAAGTTTTCATTCAATATGCTTCGAAACAGGCAAGTGTTAGTAATTATTGGAAATACTTTATCGGTCAGGTTAAGCAACTTAAACGTAATAAGGTTGTAGAAAAGAAAGAAACAATGGAAGCAGATTTTACAAAATGGATAAATCAAGATGCTAAACGTAAAGCAAAATACAGTAATGTATTAAAGGATTTTCAAGAAAGATATGATGTGATGTCAAAATATCAATCGGCAATTACTTATCATGTCGAAGCCGGTCTCAGAGGCGGTGAAGCCATCTCTTATTCAATGAATTACATCAAATTGAATGACCTTCTTAAAGAAAATAACAGTGATTATAAAAATACAGTTGACCGCTTGCGCCCCGCTTCGGAAAACTTTTTCAAAAATTATAATGCCGATTTGGATAAAGATGCAAGCATAGCACTATTAAATTTATTTTATCAGGATATACCAAGGGAATTTCTTCCCGAATTGATTTTAAAAATTGGTGATAAAAACAATGGAGATTTCACTAAATATATTAATAATGCCTTTGAAAAATCCGTTTTTACTTCGCCTGAACGTTTGAACAATTGGTTTGAAAAACCGAAAAGTTTGGATAAAGATCCTTTATTTGCTATTTTAGTCAGCATAAGAGAATCTTATATAAACCTTCTGAATTTGACCGAACAAAGCGATATAATTGAAAATAAGGCTTCGCGTTTATATATGCAAGCATTAATGGAAATGTATCCTGAAAGAAATTTTTATCCCGATGCTAATTTTACAATGAGGTTAACTTATGGAAACATAGCCTCTTATCAACCTGCGGATGCGGTTACATATAATTTTGAAACAACTATGGAAGGTGTGATGGAGAAATATATTCCTAATAACTGGGAGTTCGGATTGCCTGATGATTTAATAGAATTATTTAATACGAAAGACTACGGCGAATATGCTGATGATGGCGAAATGATAGTTAATTTTATTTCCACGAACGATATTACAGGCGGTAATTCCGGTAGTCCCGTCCTCGACGGTGAAGGTAATTTGATTGGTTTGGCTTTCGATGGTAATTGGGAAGCAATGAGTGGCGACATTTCTTTTGAACAGAAAGTTCAAAGAACAATATCGGTTGACGCACGTTTTATTCTATTTGTAATAGAAAAATTAGGTAAAGCTCAAAACTTAATAGATGAATTGACTATTGTAAGGTAA
- a CDS encoding long-chain fatty acid--CoA ligase, with the protein MKETRLFDLLARYIELFPNQKVALAGKKDNEWVKYSIRDYVEIVNNLSYAFIKLGIKPGEKIAIVSYNRPEWNMLDMAIMQVGAITVPIFPAISEKDYHYILNHSDTKLIVVEVESIINKTENILCDVPFVDLVYTIGQYGTYPTFEQLVDFGETFQNPIELANRRTNIKSGDCATIIYTSGTTGFPKGVMLSHANILNQVANLKHIPDPKSNIALSYLPLSHAYERVLVFLYQYLGMSVYYVRNADHLFGEMRWIKPSMMSLVPRVIEEAYNRILDWGNNLKGIRKINYSWAINLANNYEIEDSKRSRIYNLQYKIADRIVYSRLRKLVGGTNFDILVSGGASIREQLASFFSAIGIPVFEGYGLTETSPVIAVSNRAKDGREAGTVGLPLNGVEIKIAENGELLCRGHNVMLGYYKNEELTKKVIDADGWFKTGDLAEITDKGQVIIRGRLANLFTTSLGVTINPAPIELKFTESRFIKHIVVVGENREYPVAIINPDFSFLKSWCEKHSIEYSTIEDIVNNPKVLKRYAKTIDKYNSYFKEEEQIKKFELIADEWTIDNNILSPLNIRRYVVIDRYKENIDKLYCL; encoded by the coding sequence ATGAAAGAAACAAGGTTATTTGATCTGCTTGCCCGTTACATCGAACTTTTTCCGAATCAAAAAGTTGCGCTTGCCGGGAAAAAAGATAATGAGTGGGTGAAATACAGTATTCGAGATTATGTTGAAATTGTAAATAACCTTAGCTATGCTTTTATTAAACTCGGAATAAAACCCGGTGAAAAAATTGCTATAGTGAGTTATAACAGACCGGAATGGAATATGTTGGATATGGCCATTATGCAGGTAGGAGCCATTACGGTTCCTATCTTTCCGGCTATTTCCGAAAAGGATTACCATTATATATTAAATCATAGCGATACCAAATTAATTGTTGTTGAGGTTGAGAGTATAATTAACAAAACCGAAAATATACTTTGCGATGTTCCTTTCGTGGATTTGGTTTATACTATAGGTCAGTACGGTACATATCCTACTTTTGAACAACTTGTGGATTTCGGAGAAACATTTCAGAATCCGATTGAACTTGCAAACAGACGAACCAATATTAAATCGGGAGATTGTGCTACAATCATTTATACTTCGGGAACAACAGGTTTTCCAAAAGGTGTTATGCTTTCACATGCAAATATTTTAAATCAGGTTGCTAACTTAAAACATATCCCTGATCCTAAATCAAACATTGCTTTAAGCTATCTCCCTTTAAGTCATGCTTATGAAAGAGTTTTGGTCTTTTTATATCAATACTTGGGAATGTCTGTTTATTATGTTCGAAATGCAGATCATTTGTTCGGAGAGATGAGATGGATTAAACCTTCGATGATGTCATTGGTGCCCAGAGTTATTGAAGAGGCATATAATAGGATTCTGGACTGGGGTAATAATTTGAAAGGAATAAGAAAGATAAATTATTCATGGGCAATTAATCTGGCAAATAATTATGAAATAGAGGATAGTAAGCGATCGAGAATTTATAACCTTCAATATAAAATTGCCGATAGGATTGTATATTCCAGACTTAGAAAGTTGGTCGGCGGAACTAATTTCGATATTTTAGTTTCGGGTGGTGCTAGTATCAGAGAACAACTTGCTTCTTTTTTCTCCGCTATCGGCATACCTGTTTTCGAAGGTTATGGACTTACCGAAACTTCTCCTGTAATTGCAGTAAGTAATAGGGCAAAAGACGGAAGAGAAGCCGGAACAGTCGGACTACCGTTGAACGGAGTTGAAATTAAAATTGCTGAAAACGGTGAATTACTCTGCCGGGGACATAATGTAATGTTGGGCTATTACAAAAACGAAGAGTTAACAAAGAAGGTTATTGATGCGGACGGATGGTTTAAAACAGGTGATTTAGCAGAGATTACCGATAAAGGTCAGGTGATTATTCGTGGTCGTTTGGCAAATCTCTTTACAACATCTTTGGGAGTAACAATAAATCCGGCGCCTATCGAATTAAAATTTACCGAATCAAGGTTTATAAAACATATAGTTGTTGTTGGGGAAAATCGGGAATATCCAGTTGCGATAATTAATCCCGATTTTTCTTTTCTTAAATCTTGGTGCGAAAAACATAGTATAGAATACTCAACAATAGAAGATATTGTTAACAATCCCAAAGTATTAAAAAGATATGCAAAAACTATCGATAAATATAATTCTTATTTCAAAGAAGAAGAACAGATCAAAAAATTTGAATTGATTGCAGATGAATGGACGATAGATAATAATATTCTGTCACCATTGAATATCAGGCGATATGTAGTTATTGATAGATATAAAGAGAATATTGATAAGCTTTATTGCTTATAG
- a CDS encoding twin-arginine translocase TatA/TatE family subunit, producing MTNNIILGVLGAQEIIFIALIILIFFGGKKIPELMRGLGKGVREYNKTVNNIKDQFNDINNDVVSSGTKTKENNPDEKTEKDDTGDIKS from the coding sequence ATGACAAACAATATTATTCTCGGAGTTCTCGGCGCACAGGAAATAATTTTTATAGCTCTTATTATATTGATTTTTTTCGGAGGAAAGAAAATACCGGAACTTATGAGGGGGTTAGGAAAAGGTGTACGGGAATATAATAAAACTGTCAATAATATTAAGGATCAATTTAATGATATTAATAATGATGTTGTTTCATCGGGGACGAAAACAAAAGAGAATAATCCCGACGAAAAAACCGAAAAAGATGATACCGGGGACATAAAATCATGA
- the fabZ gene encoding 3-hydroxyacyl-ACP dehydratase FabZ produces MDREEIKTYIPHREPMLLVDNVVIENGIATANYYVTGEEFFLKGHFPGNPVVPGVILCEIMAQSCCLLIGDHLIGRTPFYAGIDKVRFKRQVKPGDNVVITARITDQRALIFFVEAEARVEGELCVKGNLSFALIDNDKLPIQK; encoded by the coding sequence ATGGATAGAGAAGAAATTAAAACCTACATCCCACATAGAGAACCTATGTTGTTGGTTGATAACGTTGTTATTGAAAATGGAATTGCTACTGCAAATTATTATGTTACCGGCGAAGAGTTTTTCTTAAAAGGACATTTTCCGGGCAATCCGGTTGTTCCCGGTGTAATTTTGTGTGAAATAATGGCACAATCTTGCTGCTTACTCATCGGTGATCATCTTATTGGCCGTACTCCTTTTTATGCAGGAATTGATAAAGTGCGTTTCAAAAGACAGGTAAAACCGGGCGATAATGTTGTGATTACCGCAAGAATAACCGACCAAAGAGCGCTTATTTTCTTCGTTGAAGCCGAAGCAAGGGTAGAAGGCGAACTATGTGTTAAAGGAAATCTGTCTTTTGCTCTTATTGATAATGATAAATTACCGATTCAGAAATAG
- the tatC gene encoding twin-arginine translocase subunit TatC has protein sequence MKELSIWQHIEDLRWTIVRSVIVVLVFTIVAFIFKDFVFNSIILAPCSNDFVSYKIINKILHAFSPQINIMAENISLININLAAQLFIHLSISFYLGLIAAVPYIIIEIWLYVSPALYSNERKPAVTGIIFFVLLFFLGIFIAFYIIFPITLSFLSSYQVSESVPNQISLNSYISTFLSLIFMIGLVFEMPVVAYFFAKIGVLKSAFLKKYRKVAIVIILILAAIITPTTDIFTMLLVAVPLQLLFECSVLVVKKVEKGKERKEKEESAKT, from the coding sequence ATGAAAGAGCTCAGTATATGGCAACATATTGAAGATTTGCGCTGGACAATAGTTCGTTCTGTAATTGTAGTTCTGGTTTTTACAATTGTTGCTTTTATTTTTAAGGATTTTGTTTTCAATTCGATAATTCTTGCTCCCTGCAGTAACGATTTTGTTTCCTATAAAATAATAAACAAAATATTACATGCTTTTTCACCGCAGATTAATATAATGGCTGAAAATATTAGCTTAATCAATATTAATCTTGCCGCACAACTATTCATACATCTTTCAATTTCATTTTATTTAGGATTAATAGCAGCGGTACCTTATATAATTATTGAAATATGGCTTTATGTTTCGCCGGCCTTATATTCAAACGAGAGAAAGCCTGCAGTTACAGGAATAATTTTTTTTGTACTCTTATTCTTCTTGGGTATATTTATAGCTTTCTATATAATTTTTCCAATAACTCTCAGCTTCTTAAGTTCCTATCAAGTAAGTGAGTCGGTTCCTAATCAAATCTCTCTCAATTCCTATATTTCAACATTTCTTTCATTAATATTTATGATAGGATTAGTTTTTGAAATGCCTGTTGTTGCTTATTTCTTCGCAAAAATCGGAGTGTTGAAATCGGCTTTTCTAAAAAAATACAGAAAAGTAGCAATAGTAATAATCCTAATCCTTGCCGCTATAATTACTCCTACTACAGACATTTTTACCATGCTTTTAGTTGCCGTTCCTTTGCAGTTATTGTTCGAATGTAGTGTTTTGGTAGTGAAGAAAGTTGAAAAAGGAAAGGAAAGAAAGGAAAAAGAGGAAAGTGCAAAAACTTGA
- a CDS encoding beta-ketoacyl-ACP synthase 3, with the protein MKIIGTGSAVPKLVVTNDMLTKFLDTSDEWIQSRTGIKERRLLSTEDLTELSTIASNRAIEDAGITVADLDFIICSNVANNYVTPGLSCILQGEIGASCPTIDINAACTGFIYALDIAESYFCAKENVNNILIICAEEPSRYTNWNERDTCILFADAAAAVVVSRGDNLKATHLTTTCKVEPLYYQRALEPTPFNQKSEGDAPLVMNGRDVYKLAISSSVSDIKAVLKKANLTADDIDKFILHQANIRIIDTIRIKLNQPEEKFPHNIEHYGNTSSATIPLLLDEMKRSGKLHEGETLVFSAFGAGFTTGACVIKW; encoded by the coding sequence ATGAAAATCATCGGAACAGGCAGTGCGGTACCTAAATTAGTCGTTACTAATGATATGCTCACTAAGTTCTTGGACACAAGCGACGAATGGATACAATCACGCACCGGTATCAAAGAAAGACGCCTGCTTTCAACGGAAGATCTTACGGAATTATCAACTATTGCATCAAATAGAGCAATTGAAGATGCGGGCATTACAGTTGCGGATTTGGATTTTATTATTTGTTCTAATGTGGCAAATAATTATGTAACTCCGGGTCTAAGTTGTATTCTGCAAGGCGAAATAGGAGCGAGTTGTCCTACAATTGATATTAATGCTGCCTGTACGGGATTTATTTATGCGTTGGATATTGCGGAATCTTATTTTTGTGCAAAAGAGAATGTTAACAATATTCTGATAATCTGTGCCGAAGAACCTTCCCGCTATACCAATTGGAATGAACGTGATACATGTATTTTGTTTGCCGATGCTGCCGCTGCTGTTGTTGTAAGCCGTGGTGATAATCTTAAGGCAACTCATCTTACAACTACTTGTAAGGTTGAACCGTTATATTATCAAAGAGCTTTAGAGCCAACCCCTTTCAATCAGAAGTCCGAAGGTGACGCTCCGCTGGTAATGAATGGTCGTGATGTTTACAAACTTGCTATCTCCTCTTCGGTTTCAGATATTAAAGCCGTACTTAAAAAGGCAAATCTGACTGCTGATGATATAGATAAGTTCATTCTTCATCAAGCAAATATCAGAATAATAGATACTATCAGAATAAAACTTAATCAACCGGAAGAAAAATTCCCGCATAATATTGAACATTACGGGAACACATCTTCTGCAACAATACCTTTACTTTTAGATGAAATGAAAAGGTCGGGTAAATTACACGAAGGTGAAACTCTGGTTTTCAGCGCCTTTGGCGCAGGGTTCACAACCGGAGCCTGTGTTATTAAGTGGTAA